A stretch of Xenopus laevis strain J_2021 chromosome 8S, Xenopus_laevis_v10.1, whole genome shotgun sequence DNA encodes these proteins:
- the LOC108700158 gene encoding probable G-protein coupled receptor 34: protein MDSPAKTFISVTSEPQMLELNVTLPSDVNTCSIHDGFLSLTLPVMYSVVCCFSLLSNLLALLVFWSNNQRCTSMIIYMRNLAVADLLLAMCLPFRVAYQNNSGLLILCKIVGAFFYLNMYASIMFLSLISLDRYLKIIRPLQKYKIHSVAWSTRATWIIWLINLACIIPFLFENRTGPCSQKCFHFQRKGLTGAVINLTAVVSFFVLLLLFVYFYAKISSKLHKASLGRTQPQTKRNSNRAMKKTFIVLIIFIVCFVPYHIVRIPYILAQIDVIDTLPWKQILHIANELVLCLSTLNSCLDPVIYFFLSDSFKQAVICTFQGKLKLIMHNQDKVGNSNKSITDV from the coding sequence ATGGATTCTCCAGCAAAAACATTCATTTCCGTTACCTCAGAACCACAGATGTTGGAACTGAATGTAACATTACCATCAGATGTGAATACATGCTCTATCCATGATGGGTTCTTATCACTGACGCTTCCGGTTATGTATTCTGTTGTATGTTGCTTCAGCTTACTGAGCAACCTACTGGCCCTTCTTGTGTTTTGGTCAAACAACCAAAGATGTACATCCATGATAATATATATGAGGAACCTGGCAGTGGCTGATCTCCTGCTCGCAATGTGCCTGCCCTTTCGGGTTGCTTATCAAAACAACAGCGGACTACTGATCCTGTGCAAGATAGTTGGTGCATTCTTTTATTTGAACATGTATGCTAGTATAATGTTTCTGAGTCTGATAAGCCTGGACCGGTATCTTAAGATAATCAGACCGCTACAGAAATACAAAATTCACAGTGTTGCCTGGAGTACGAGGGCCACTTGGATCATATGGTTGATTAACCTTGCCTGCATAATTCCTTTCCTTTTCGAAAACAGAACAGGACCATGCAGCCAGAAGTGCTTCCACTTCCAGAGAAAGGGATTAACAGGAGCGGTAATCAATCTAACAGCAGTTGTTTCCTTCTTCGTCCTTTTATTGCTCTTTGtctatttttatgcaaaaatatctTCCAAACTGCACAAGGCCTCCTTGGGAAGAACTCAGccacaaacaaaaagaaacagcAACAGAGCAATGAAGAAAACTTTTATTGTCCTGATAATCTTTATTGTGTGCTTTGTTCCCTATCATATTGTGCGTATTCCCTACATCCTTGCCCAGATAGATGTCATTGACACCCTTCCATGGAAACAGATCCTTCATATCGCCAATGAATTGGTGCTTTGCTTATCAACTCTCAACAGCTGCTTGGACCCTgtgatttatttctttttgtcAGACAGCTTTAAACAAGCAGTGATTTGCACCTTCCAAGGGAAACTCAAGTTAATTATGCACAATCAGGACAAAGTTGGAAACAGCAACAAATCTATTACTGATgtatga